In a single window of the Streptacidiphilus sp. P02-A3a genome:
- a CDS encoding CpaF family protein: MRANHLPLAPITLPPVQQPEQSVPQQPQPQQQQPQPGGRHAGTAAPPPGYGTPPPGYGTPPSSRLLAAPLARTQPQSRPPQPQSPVDYAAVRQVRKLVQDELHEQSAGDTPGDQESRRQRGRAVIESVVARWSDVYAQTHGLSPTREMDRALADAVFDLMFRAGRLQPYLDDELVEDIYINGCDNVSVLRVNEPLRQVPPIADSDEELVELLQDLARRHGGGERSLSTSSPNLAMRLDGGMRVQVMTGVTPRPFVTIRRHRVASATLGDLVRLGSVDSTLAAFLSASVRARKHILVTGVQRAGKTSLLRALAAEIPADERVATMESEYELWLHTLGHLRQVVPIEERQGNGERIDGRPSGELTLTELMPAALRMSLSRIIVGEVRSREVMPMLQAMTNGVGGMATMHAQTPYMVPDRVAQLCAEYGANINDGLAYRLLANGVHLIVHVSLVDETPIGGRVHRFVSHVLELTGIGENGRPSVNTVFGPHQSGVEPRAVPNTPPACLDDLRRVGFDPALLDNPYGTWGRPLDLRVTGNGARR, encoded by the coding sequence ATGCGCGCTAACCACCTGCCGCTGGCACCGATCACCCTGCCGCCGGTGCAGCAGCCCGAGCAGTCCGTACCGCAACAGCCGCAGCCGCAACAGCAGCAGCCGCAGCCCGGGGGGCGCCACGCCGGGACCGCCGCGCCGCCGCCGGGCTACGGCACCCCGCCCCCCGGCTACGGCACCCCGCCGTCGTCCCGGCTGCTGGCCGCGCCGTTGGCCCGGACCCAGCCGCAGTCCCGGCCGCCGCAGCCGCAGTCGCCGGTGGACTACGCCGCCGTCCGCCAGGTCCGCAAACTGGTCCAGGACGAGCTGCACGAGCAGTCGGCCGGGGACACCCCGGGCGACCAGGAGAGCCGCCGCCAGCGCGGCCGGGCCGTGATCGAGAGCGTGGTCGCCCGCTGGTCCGACGTCTACGCCCAGACCCACGGCCTGTCACCTACCCGGGAGATGGACCGGGCCCTCGCCGACGCGGTGTTCGACCTGATGTTCCGGGCCGGACGGCTCCAGCCCTACCTGGACGACGAACTCGTCGAGGACATCTACATCAACGGCTGCGACAACGTCTCCGTGCTCCGGGTCAACGAACCGCTGCGGCAGGTCCCGCCGATCGCCGACAGCGACGAGGAACTGGTGGAACTGCTCCAGGACCTGGCACGGCGGCACGGCGGCGGCGAGCGCTCGCTCTCCACCTCCAGCCCGAACCTGGCCATGCGACTGGACGGCGGGATGCGCGTCCAGGTGATGACCGGCGTCACCCCGAGGCCGTTCGTGACCATCCGCCGCCACCGGGTGGCCTCGGCCACCCTGGGCGACCTGGTCCGGCTCGGCAGCGTCGACTCCACCCTCGCCGCGTTCCTCTCGGCCTCGGTCAGGGCCCGCAAGCACATCCTGGTCACGGGGGTGCAGCGGGCCGGGAAGACCTCGCTGCTGCGGGCGCTGGCCGCCGAGATCCCGGCGGACGAGCGGGTGGCGACCATGGAGTCCGAGTACGAGCTCTGGCTGCACACCCTCGGCCACCTGCGGCAGGTGGTGCCGATCGAGGAGCGCCAGGGCAACGGCGAGCGGATCGACGGCCGTCCGTCGGGGGAGCTGACGCTGACCGAACTGATGCCCGCCGCGCTGCGGATGTCGCTGTCGCGGATCATCGTCGGCGAGGTCCGCTCCCGCGAGGTCATGCCGATGCTCCAGGCGATGACCAACGGTGTCGGCGGCATGGCCACCATGCACGCGCAGACCCCGTACATGGTGCCCGACCGCGTCGCCCAGCTGTGCGCCGAGTACGGGGCCAACATCAACGACGGCCTGGCCTACCGGCTGCTGGCCAACGGCGTGCACCTGATCGTGCACGTGTCGCTGGTCGACGAGACCCCGATCGGCGGCCGGGTGCACCGCTTCGTCTCGCACGTGCTGGAGCTCACCGGCATCGGCGAGAACGGCCGCCCGTCGGTGAACACCGTCTTCGGTCCGCACCAGAGCGGCGTCGAACCGCGCGCCGTCCCCAACACGCCCCCGGCCTGCCTGGACGACCTGCGCCGGGTCGGCTTCGACCCGGCGCTGCTGGACAACCCGTACGGCACCTGGGGCCGTCCGCTGGATCTGCGGGTCACCGGAAACGGGGCCCGGCGATGA
- a CDS encoding LysM peptidoglycan-binding domain-containing protein: MSTARHRRPPTPVLTPQRAALGALAATGAGAALPLAAAATPAAAAAPAHAAHAAPAHPAAAHPAGDPAAGAVHVVRTGENLTEIAGALSVGGGWPSIYQQNRAVIGPDPNLIRPGERLRIPMTRATTTRPAPTPTTPAAPVAVAASAPTRTSAPTSAPARTTATATPLAAPAPPRTSAPAPTPTRTPTQASAPTHAPAPTYAAPAPAAPAPTTPAPAPTTPAPAPTTAAPAPTYAAPAPPAPAPTSAPGPVATPQPTTPPAPAAPTPPSAAAAIWYTAPDGTRQSTTVLPSAANPQRVFYYVSTPPDPTGPLRVATIPAGGGKDGYGVSWQLAPSGETYQPVVGVYSQGPFGLFGHASYVVGLAHDQQVSLNWTSAANLTSP, translated from the coding sequence ATGTCCACAGCCAGACACCGGCGTCCGCCGACCCCGGTGCTGACCCCGCAGCGGGCCGCGCTCGGAGCCCTGGCGGCGACCGGCGCGGGCGCGGCGCTGCCGCTGGCCGCCGCGGCCACCCCGGCCGCGGCGGCCGCGCCCGCCCACGCGGCCCACGCCGCCCCGGCGCACCCGGCCGCCGCGCACCCGGCCGGTGACCCCGCCGCCGGGGCCGTCCACGTGGTCCGGACCGGCGAGAACCTGACCGAGATCGCCGGGGCCCTCAGTGTGGGCGGCGGCTGGCCGTCGATCTACCAGCAGAACCGCGCGGTGATCGGCCCCGACCCGAACCTGATCCGGCCGGGCGAGCGGCTGCGCATCCCGATGACCCGCGCCACCACCACCCGGCCCGCGCCGACTCCGACCACCCCCGCTGCCCCGGTCGCGGTCGCCGCCTCCGCGCCCACCCGCACCTCCGCCCCGACCAGCGCGCCCGCGCGGACGACCGCCACCGCCACCCCGCTCGCCGCGCCCGCCCCACCCCGGACGTCCGCCCCCGCGCCGACCCCCACCCGCACCCCCACGCAGGCATCCGCCCCCACCCACGCCCCCGCACCCACCTACGCTGCCCCCGCGCCCGCCGCCCCCGCTCCCACCACCCCCGCCCCCGCGCCGACCACCCCCGCCCCCGCGCCGACCACCGCCGCCCCCGCGCCGACCTACGCCGCCCCCGCGCCCCCCGCGCCCGCGCCGACCTCCGCGCCCGGGCCCGTCGCCACCCCGCAGCCGACGACGCCTCCGGCACCCGCCGCGCCCACACCCCCGAGCGCCGCCGCCGCGATCTGGTACACCGCCCCCGACGGCACCCGCCAGTCCACCACCGTCCTGCCCAGCGCGGCCAACCCGCAGCGCGTCTTCTACTACGTCTCCACCCCGCCCGATCCGACCGGCCCGCTCCGGGTGGCCACCATCCCGGCGGGCGGCGGCAAGGACGGATACGGCGTCAGCTGGCAGCTCGCGCCGTCCGGCGAGACGTACCAGCCGGTGGTCGGCGTGTACTCGCAAGGTCCGTTCGGATTGTTCGGCCATGCCTCCTACGTCGTCGGACTGGCCCACGACCAACAGGTCTCACTCAACTGGACGAGTGCCGCGAACCTCACCTCACCCTGA
- a CDS encoding LysM peptidoglycan-binding domain-containing protein has translation MTTLLRATLSLLLLALLLLALPAGLLYGTMVLAGNNPLPAHESVSTLLTSPDQGGLFAWVLVAVGWVAWGCFAVSVLVEIPAQLRGRIPRRLPALGWSQRTAAGLIGAIFALLPTTGAFAATTAPAVAPTVASAPAQVATASVDHQSDSATVSGVADTTYTVRATRPAESLWSIAESQLGGGERWKDIARLNEGRVMDAQGRVFHAEGTIQPGWKLIMPSDHAPAQAPAAAPHPAAVTSAAITAAPQQAAAPQQAAAPQPASAPQPAIAPQPTVAHAAITAAPQVTVLPAADIDDVADVSAAPAAAPGAAPGAVAAHSTDVVTVQSGDSLSALAEEHHVPGGWPALYAANRTEIGPDPDLIHPGEQLALPPGVGGAPVATAPTHPGSPPAQTTPHRTAPPKSETPPKTKPTAAPRSGDSTPTAHATAPATEAAGAPVTHPTDTTTVQAQPSGSATHQDSGDDDLILLPAIGVGGLLAAGLLGVLRRNRILQQRRRPPRRRIPMPTMEEQQYETYLRAMADPSGLDLLDRTMRTLALTCLTHGGQLPALAAVALRPGGTIDLYLIEPSSTPAPAPFTASPNGRMWRCRTAEAELLSAAEAAEIPAPYPALVTLGRTPDNVQVLADLETVRHLHLDGTQEEVASVTRALVAELAASPIADHLRLIVLGSAAPLVGRLGIDRVRTRDQPEEALADLVAHRSSLEQALAECQVSHPRDARSQGVATDTWVSVLLCTDQALNQDQLDELGWVLAGREHRCIAAVTPAAPGAGWRLDARPGHYRIAGNLPFAVELQRMSEADFASALGVLETSQLPPSDLPPEWTGHFPDSTPTAPTEPAELTELTEPAATAETAAETPAAESVEAPERYQLDQRDAEGPGLLEADLHENDPFYIPVLAANAQAAVGADPTSVTAVPLIGPDAPGAPSPLYSPPPAVPTTPATPPAPVRRVDPRVMPLTALTQGYDISAPSPAQRGGAPSAAGPRVLLLGQVRVIAVNGTADPSRVSQLTALAALLTLRPDPNAQDVDAVLAPSPFYVALPGSSAGQGSLRSRASAFSKLRDWLGQAPDGTLCLPPAGWRLHPAVTSDWADFQQLYRQGMNQRTPAADAALRRALDLVRGRPFDAAYGLYPWAEPYRQDMISAIIDASHELAKRRLAGGDYSGCEAALHSGLTAVPEAEILHRGLMVLYATTGQRDHLAATINQLAQVNAALGCDFSPETLALIGDLTAHPTR, from the coding sequence TTGACGACCCTGCTGCGGGCCACCCTCAGCCTGCTGTTGCTCGCCCTGCTGTTGCTCGCCCTGCCCGCCGGGCTGCTCTACGGCACGATGGTGCTCGCCGGGAACAACCCGTTGCCCGCGCACGAGAGCGTCTCCACCCTGCTCACCAGTCCGGACCAGGGGGGCCTGTTCGCCTGGGTGCTGGTGGCGGTCGGCTGGGTCGCCTGGGGTTGCTTCGCGGTCAGCGTGCTGGTGGAGATCCCGGCGCAACTGCGCGGCCGGATCCCCCGTCGCCTGCCCGCGCTGGGCTGGTCGCAGCGCACCGCCGCCGGGTTGATCGGCGCGATCTTCGCGCTGCTGCCGACCACCGGCGCGTTCGCCGCCACCACCGCTCCCGCGGTCGCGCCCACGGTGGCCAGCGCGCCGGCCCAGGTCGCCACGGCCTCGGTCGACCACCAGTCGGACAGCGCTACGGTCAGCGGGGTTGCCGACACCACCTACACGGTGCGGGCGACCCGCCCGGCGGAGTCGCTGTGGTCGATCGCCGAGTCGCAACTCGGCGGCGGTGAACGCTGGAAGGACATCGCCCGGCTCAACGAGGGCCGGGTCATGGACGCCCAGGGCCGGGTCTTCCACGCCGAGGGGACGATCCAACCCGGCTGGAAGCTCATCATGCCCTCCGATCACGCCCCTGCTCAGGCCCCGGCCGCCGCGCCGCACCCGGCCGCCGTGACCAGCGCCGCGATCACCGCCGCGCCGCAACAGGCCGCCGCGCCGCAACAGGCCGCCGCGCCGCAACCGGCCTCCGCGCCGCAACCGGCCATCGCCCCTCAGCCGACCGTCGCGCACGCCGCGATCACCGCCGCGCCCCAGGTCACCGTCCTGCCCGCAGCCGACATCGACGACGTGGCCGACGTCTCCGCCGCGCCCGCCGCCGCGCCCGGCGCCGCCCCCGGCGCGGTGGCGGCCCACAGCACCGACGTGGTCACCGTCCAGTCCGGGGACTCGCTCAGTGCGCTCGCCGAGGAGCACCACGTCCCCGGCGGCTGGCCCGCCCTCTACGCGGCCAACCGCACCGAGATCGGCCCCGACCCGGACCTGATCCACCCCGGCGAGCAGCTGGCGCTGCCCCCGGGCGTCGGCGGCGCGCCGGTCGCCACCGCCCCGACGCACCCCGGGTCGCCCCCGGCGCAGACCACCCCGCACCGGACCGCCCCGCCGAAGTCCGAGACGCCGCCCAAGACCAAGCCCACCGCCGCCCCGCGGTCCGGCGACAGCACGCCGACCGCCCACGCCACCGCCCCGGCCACCGAAGCCGCCGGAGCGCCGGTGACGCACCCCACCGACACCACCACCGTCCAGGCCCAGCCGTCGGGTTCGGCCACGCACCAGGACAGCGGCGACGACGACCTGATCCTGCTGCCCGCCATCGGCGTCGGCGGTCTGCTCGCCGCCGGTCTGCTCGGCGTGCTGCGCCGCAACCGGATCCTCCAGCAGCGCCGCCGCCCGCCGCGCCGCCGGATCCCCATGCCCACCATGGAGGAGCAGCAGTACGAGACGTACCTGCGGGCCATGGCCGACCCCTCCGGGCTCGACCTGCTCGACCGCACCATGCGGACCCTGGCGCTGACCTGCCTGACCCATGGCGGCCAACTGCCCGCGCTGGCGGCGGTGGCGCTGCGCCCGGGCGGCACCATCGACCTCTACCTGATCGAGCCCTCGTCCACCCCGGCCCCGGCGCCGTTCACCGCCTCGCCCAACGGACGCATGTGGCGCTGCCGCACCGCCGAGGCGGAACTGCTCTCCGCCGCCGAGGCCGCCGAGATCCCCGCGCCCTACCCGGCCCTGGTCACCCTCGGCCGCACCCCCGACAACGTGCAGGTGCTGGCGGATCTGGAGACGGTCCGCCACCTCCACCTGGACGGGACGCAGGAAGAGGTGGCCTCGGTCACCCGCGCCCTGGTCGCGGAACTCGCGGCCAGTCCGATAGCGGACCACCTGCGGCTGATCGTCCTCGGCAGCGCCGCCCCGCTGGTCGGCCGACTCGGCATCGACCGGGTCCGCACCCGGGACCAGCCGGAGGAAGCCCTGGCCGACCTGGTCGCCCACCGCAGCTCACTGGAACAGGCACTGGCGGAATGTCAGGTGTCGCATCCCAGGGACGCGCGGTCCCAGGGGGTGGCCACCGACACCTGGGTGTCGGTGCTGCTCTGCACCGACCAGGCCCTGAACCAGGACCAGTTGGACGAACTCGGCTGGGTGCTCGCCGGGCGCGAACACCGCTGCATCGCCGCGGTCACCCCGGCCGCGCCGGGTGCGGGCTGGCGCCTGGACGCCCGCCCCGGCCACTACCGCATCGCGGGCAACCTCCCGTTCGCGGTGGAACTCCAGCGGATGAGCGAGGCGGACTTCGCCTCCGCCCTGGGCGTCCTGGAGACCAGCCAACTGCCGCCGTCCGACCTGCCGCCCGAGTGGACCGGACACTTCCCCGACTCCACCCCGACCGCGCCGACCGAGCCCGCGGAACTCACCGAACTCACCGAACCCGCCGCGACCGCCGAGACCGCGGCGGAGACACCGGCCGCGGAGTCGGTCGAGGCCCCGGAGCGCTACCAGCTCGACCAGCGGGACGCTGAGGGCCCCGGCCTGCTGGAGGCCGACCTGCACGAGAACGACCCCTTCTACATCCCGGTCCTGGCCGCCAACGCCCAGGCAGCGGTGGGCGCGGACCCGACCTCGGTCACCGCCGTCCCGCTGATCGGCCCGGACGCCCCCGGTGCGCCCAGCCCGCTGTACTCCCCGCCGCCGGCGGTGCCGACCACCCCGGCCACACCGCCCGCGCCGGTCCGCCGGGTCGACCCACGGGTCATGCCGCTGACCGCCCTCACCCAGGGCTATGACATCAGCGCCCCGAGCCCCGCACAACGCGGCGGCGCCCCGTCGGCGGCGGGCCCCCGGGTACTGCTGCTCGGTCAGGTCCGGGTGATCGCCGTCAACGGCACCGCCGACCCCTCCCGGGTCAGCCAACTGACGGCACTGGCAGCTCTGCTGACGCTGCGTCCGGATCCGAACGCGCAGGACGTCGACGCGGTGCTGGCCCCAAGTCCCTTCTACGTCGCGCTTCCTGGCAGCAGCGCGGGCCAGGGATCGCTGCGCAGCCGGGCCTCCGCGTTCAGCAAGCTGCGGGACTGGCTCGGCCAGGCGCCCGACGGGACCCTCTGCCTGCCGCCCGCCGGTTGGCGCCTGCACCCGGCCGTCACCAGCGACTGGGCGGACTTCCAGCAGCTCTACCGGCAGGGCATGAACCAGCGCACCCCGGCCGCCGACGCGGCCCTGCGCCGCGCCCTGGACCTGGTCCGCGGCCGACCGTTCGACGCCGCGTACGGGCTCTACCCGTGGGCGGAGCCGTACCGGCAGGACATGATCTCGGCGATCATCGACGCCTCGCACGAACTCGCCAAGCGCCGCCTGGCGGGCGGCGACTACTCCGGTTGCGAGGCCGCCCTGCACAGCGGGCTCACCGCCGTCCCGGAGGCGGAGATCCTGCACCGGGGGCTGATGGTGCTGTACGCCACCACCGGCCAACGGGACCACCTGGCCGCCACCATCAACCAGCTCGCGCAGGTCAACGCCGCCCTCGGCTGCGACTTCTCCCCGGAGACGCTGGCCCTGATCGGCGATCTGACCGCCCACCCGACCCGCTGA
- a CDS encoding SAF domain-containing protein, whose translation MTTTLPPLPGAATASAPAPPRAPRARRRSPAVLALAVALVATGGLGGAVLYNATGQRSAVLALAQNVPAGQTISAGDLVVAHISLDPSLQPVGAASLENVVGMRATADLMRGQFLTATDVTHSSLVQAGEQVVGLPTKDTQLPAVALQPGDKIMVVATGSGSGSSDSGGTTLPAVGTQTAATVISIGDQDSDGTTVVDVALPQSQASLLAVLAASGGFTVVFAPQGGG comes from the coding sequence GTGACGACGACACTCCCACCGCTTCCCGGCGCGGCCACCGCCTCCGCTCCCGCGCCCCCGCGTGCCCCCCGGGCCCGGCGGCGCAGCCCCGCCGTACTCGCGCTCGCGGTCGCCCTGGTCGCGACCGGCGGGCTGGGCGGCGCGGTCCTCTACAACGCGACCGGTCAGCGCAGCGCGGTGCTCGCGCTCGCCCAGAACGTACCGGCCGGGCAGACGATTTCGGCCGGTGACCTGGTCGTGGCGCACATCTCGCTGGACCCGTCGCTGCAACCGGTGGGCGCGGCCAGCCTGGAGAACGTGGTCGGCATGCGGGCCACCGCCGACCTGATGCGCGGTCAGTTCCTGACCGCCACCGACGTCACCCACTCCTCGCTGGTGCAGGCCGGTGAGCAGGTGGTGGGTCTGCCCACCAAGGACACCCAGCTCCCGGCAGTCGCACTGCAACCGGGCGACAAGATCATGGTCGTCGCCACGGGCAGCGGCAGCGGTAGCTCGGACAGCGGTGGCACGACCCTCCCGGCGGTCGGCACGCAGACCGCGGCGACGGTGATCAGCATCGGCGACCAGGACAGCGACGGGACGACCGTGGTGGATGTGGCGCTGCCGCAGTCCCAGGCCTCGCTGTTGGCGGTGCTCGCCGCCTCGGGCGGGTTCACCGTGGTGTTCGCTCCGCAGGGGGGCGGCTGA
- a CDS encoding type II secretion system F family protein has product MIDYLLSGVALALGLVCLVLFFVGSPDTAPGAPSATALRARRFWFGTIGVPAPEMVRKRRIQLVLAAVGGPLGWLATGIPLAVLIVPALVFVIPWFLASTSAQDGPIVRLEALAEWTQRLSDRLVAGGGLEQVIGTSRNTAPAALEHEITDLSGRLLARWRLEDALRVFGNELADATADKVIAALVLRANDHGPGLAQALADLAASVREEVRQRRAIEADRAKHRVTVRWLTMMILAVVVGGAFDTSYIRPYKTPTGELVLVVIGAGMVAVVAWMQSMAVSRPVPRFLEPDRRSTVKLPEPSTTPVRETDGE; this is encoded by the coding sequence ATGATCGACTACCTGCTGTCCGGTGTGGCCCTGGCCCTCGGCCTGGTCTGCCTGGTGCTCTTCTTCGTCGGCTCGCCCGACACCGCGCCCGGGGCGCCCAGCGCGACGGCGCTGCGCGCCCGCCGGTTCTGGTTCGGCACGATCGGGGTCCCGGCACCGGAGATGGTCCGCAAGCGCCGGATCCAACTGGTGCTCGCCGCCGTCGGCGGCCCGCTGGGGTGGCTGGCCACCGGCATCCCGCTGGCGGTGCTGATCGTACCCGCGCTGGTCTTCGTCATCCCCTGGTTCCTGGCGTCCACCAGCGCCCAGGACGGGCCGATCGTCCGGCTCGAAGCCCTGGCCGAGTGGACCCAGCGGCTCTCGGACCGGCTGGTCGCCGGCGGCGGCCTGGAGCAGGTGATCGGCACCAGCCGCAACACCGCGCCCGCCGCGCTGGAACACGAGATCACCGACCTGTCCGGCCGACTGCTGGCCCGCTGGCGGCTGGAGGACGCGCTGCGGGTGTTCGGCAACGAACTCGCCGACGCCACCGCGGACAAGGTCATCGCCGCGCTGGTGCTCCGCGCCAACGACCACGGCCCCGGCCTGGCCCAGGCCTTGGCCGACCTCGCCGCCTCGGTCCGTGAGGAGGTCCGCCAGCGCCGCGCCATCGAGGCGGACCGTGCCAAACACCGGGTCACCGTCCGCTGGCTGACCATGATGATCCTGGCGGTGGTCGTCGGCGGCGCGTTCGACACCTCCTACATCCGCCCCTACAAGACCCCGACCGGGGAGTTGGTGCTGGTCGTGATCGGCGCGGGGATGGTCGCGGTGGTGGCCTGGATGCAGTCCATGGCTGTCTCCCGCCCGGTGCCGCGCTTCCTCGAACCCGACCGGCGCAGCACGGTCAAGCTTCCGGAGCCGAGCACCACGCCGGTCCGCGAAACGGACGGTGAGTGA
- a CDS encoding type II secretion system F family protein, with protein MTELTWLIVAGAVVGLGLALMISQLRPAPPDLGTVLERMQAPSGVARPVADGGFLDRLGMPLVGLPGVRIPHQQLALTGRTANRFMATKALCTLIGLAFPPYVQLFVVLFGLHPPLLLSVGGALALAALLWFLPDWTLKGQAEEARTEYLHAISAYLELVAMERAADHGPAESLRRAATVGRSPVFRQFAAAMESAALDRQPPWVGLTALGERLGLTALTDLADIMQVSGTDGASIYTALRARAHNLRSELLSADQARATVESERMVIPGTVLVLLMTVLIAYPAVTEMFGGGGI; from the coding sequence ATGACCGAACTGACCTGGCTGATCGTCGCCGGAGCCGTGGTCGGCCTCGGCTTGGCCCTGATGATCTCCCAACTCCGGCCCGCACCACCGGACCTGGGCACGGTGCTGGAGCGGATGCAAGCCCCCTCCGGTGTCGCCCGACCGGTCGCCGACGGTGGCTTCCTGGACCGCCTGGGCATGCCGCTGGTGGGCCTGCCCGGGGTACGCATCCCGCACCAGCAACTCGCGCTGACCGGACGCACCGCCAACAGGTTCATGGCGACCAAGGCGCTGTGCACCCTGATCGGCCTCGCCTTCCCGCCGTACGTCCAGCTGTTCGTGGTGCTGTTCGGCCTGCATCCGCCGCTGCTGCTTTCGGTCGGCGGCGCGCTGGCGCTGGCCGCGCTGCTGTGGTTCCTGCCCGACTGGACCCTGAAGGGCCAGGCCGAGGAGGCACGGACCGAGTACCTGCACGCCATCTCGGCCTACCTGGAGCTGGTGGCGATGGAGCGGGCCGCCGACCACGGCCCGGCCGAGTCGCTGCGCCGCGCCGCCACCGTCGGCCGCTCGCCGGTGTTCCGGCAGTTCGCGGCGGCGATGGAGAGCGCCGCGCTGGACCGGCAGCCGCCCTGGGTCGGCCTGACCGCCCTCGGTGAACGGCTCGGCCTGACCGCACTGACCGACCTGGCGGACATCATGCAGGTGTCCGGCACCGACGGCGCTTCCATCTACACCGCGCTGCGCGCCCGCGCCCACAATCTGCGCTCGGAACTGCTCTCGGCGGACCAGGCCAGGGCCACCGTCGAGTCCGAGCGCATGGTCATCCCGGGCACTGTCCTGGTGCTCCTGATGACCGTACTCATCGCCTACCCCGCCGTGACCGAGATGTTCGGTGGCGGCGGCATCTGA
- a CDS encoding roadblock/LC7 domain-containing protein, giving the protein MLDPLLGLEGVVHGLVVTSDGMVWGASASLRREAAEGASAMMSALQGAARALSSALSGDPAALVRQIVVETGDGFVFALPAGHHSVLTLYTTREVDMGKVTYEMQCQVALLAGMLLRRQTHALD; this is encoded by the coding sequence GTGCTTGACCCCCTGCTCGGCCTGGAGGGTGTGGTGCACGGCCTGGTGGTGACCTCCGACGGGATGGTCTGGGGCGCGTCCGCCAGCCTGCGGCGCGAGGCCGCCGAGGGCGCCTCGGCGATGATGTCGGCGCTCCAGGGCGCCGCCCGCGCGCTCTCCTCCGCGCTCAGTGGCGACCCGGCGGCGCTGGTCCGGCAGATCGTGGTGGAGACCGGCGACGGCTTCGTGTTCGCCCTGCCCGCGGGCCACCACTCGGTGCTCACCCTGTACACCACCCGCGAGGTCGACATGGGCAAGGTCACCTACGAGATGCAGTGCCAGGTCGCCTTGCTGGCCGGGATGTTACTCCGCCGCCAGACCCACGCACTCGACTAG
- a CDS encoding TadE/TadG family type IV pilus assembly protein, whose amino-acid sequence MAAVKRGRVETERGSVAIEAAILVPAFIAIVALVIAFGRIQTVQGTVTEATRDAARAASMAPPAGAETAGVQAARATLSGAGLNCPDPTLQTNFGSGVGRAGTVTATINCTVGLTTILWAGVPGSVEISSSFTAVVDSYRSQQ is encoded by the coding sequence ATGGCTGCCGTGAAGCGAGGGCGAGTTGAGACCGAGCGCGGTTCGGTCGCGATCGAGGCGGCCATTCTCGTACCCGCCTTCATCGCGATCGTGGCGCTGGTCATCGCCTTCGGTCGGATCCAGACCGTGCAGGGCACGGTGACCGAGGCCACCAGGGACGCCGCCCGGGCGGCGTCGATGGCCCCACCGGCCGGCGCCGAAACCGCAGGAGTGCAGGCCGCACGGGCCACGCTCAGCGGCGCGGGGCTGAACTGCCCGGACCCGACGCTTCAGACGAACTTCGGTTCAGGAGTGGGCCGAGCGGGCACCGTCACTGCGACGATCAACTGCACGGTAGGGCTGACCACCATCCTGTGGGCGGGAGTTCCCGGCAGCGTGGAGATCAGCAGCAGCTTCACGGCCGTTGTCGACAGCTACCGCTCACAGCAATGA
- a CDS encoding TadE/TadG family type IV pilus assembly protein, with product MTHRHLSRPLAALDRLRGDDGGTTSISFALVFPVILVLVVLVVQGALWWWARTVALTAARDGASVARSYQSGYHDGAHRADQILSAYGDGLTVRPSKEVAVAPNEVRVTVFVRAQSVLPLLDGPEITIAVTSPKEAWLP from the coding sequence GTGACGCATCGTCATCTGTCGCGTCCCCTCGCGGCCCTCGACCGGCTGCGGGGGGACGACGGCGGCACCACGTCCATCAGTTTCGCCCTGGTCTTCCCGGTCATCCTGGTGCTGGTCGTGCTGGTGGTGCAGGGCGCGCTGTGGTGGTGGGCGCGGACCGTGGCACTGACGGCCGCGCGGGACGGCGCGAGTGTGGCCCGCTCGTACCAGTCGGGCTACCACGACGGGGCGCACCGCGCCGACCAGATCCTGAGTGCGTACGGGGACGGCCTGACGGTCAGGCCGTCCAAGGAGGTGGCGGTGGCACCCAACGAGGTTCGGGTCACTGTCTTCGTCCGGGCGCAGTCGGTGTTGCCGTTGCTCGACGGACCGGAGATCACCATTGCCGTCACCAGCCCGAAGGAGGCATGGCTGCCGTGA